TCCAGACAGAACCAGATGGGCACGTCTGGGCGCGACGGCGAGTTGACAGCGTCACGGTTCAGCCGGTCTCTCGGTCACCTTCCCTCGAGAGCCCACGCTGGTCAGGCTTCCTGCCCCAAGGGGATCAGGTGCTCGGGGATGTCGACCTGGAAGACGTCCCTCCCGCCTCTCCTGGGGACGGGCTCCAGCAGCCACCGGGGGTTTGCGAGCGCCGTCAGGTACTTGTGCTGCAGGCCGGTCAGGACCGCTTGGTTCTCCAGCTCCACCAGCTCATCGGCACTCAGGTCTTCTGGGCACAGCACGGTGTCCCCGACGTCAACGAGCCCTGCGCACAGAGAGAGAAGCGCACGGCTGTCTCCCTCCCCTAAACCAAGGCCCCCCCGGAGAGAGCAGGGCTCTTCAGCCTTACAACCCCTAGAGGTGAAGGGGACATCGCCACGGGGGGGCGGGTCCCTCTGGCTGAGCATTCGGGATGCGCCAACCTCTGCTCAGGGAGTTCGGGGCAAGGCCGAGGGGGGGAGACAAATGAAAAGGGGAGGCCTGGGCCTCAACGACCCCACCCGGGTCCCCGGCAGGGCAGGTCCCGGCCCGACCGCTGCAGGCAGCGGGCACAGACGAGAAGGGCCCCGGCCAGTGCGGGGAACCGATGCGTGAGCGGGTTCCCCACCAGGGAGGGGTTGGGGACTCGTTCAGGAAGCCCCAAGGGCTGGTCAGAGACCACCTGCCTGCCTCTGGGCACCGTGTTGCCTCTCGTGGTCTGGGCCATGGGCACACACAGACCCACGTGCACGCAGAGAGGGGACGGCCCCATGCAGGCCTGGCCCGTCTCTGCCTCTCCGATCACAAACGGGAACCTCGGCCcgaccccagcccagggcctcgcTGCCCCTCTGAAGCGGCGCTGCGTCGAGGAAGCTCAGCCCCCACATCAAGCGGTTCCCAAGCAAACAGGCACAGAAGCCCGGGTGCCAGCCTGAGGGGCGGCCCGCGCAGGTGCCTGAGCAGGGCTCCCCGGGGCCACTTGCCCGCTATCACCCCGCGGCCGAACTTCTCCCCGGCCTGCAGCAGGGCCTGGATCTGGGCGGCGCTCATCCCCAGCCGCTCCCCCAGCAGCTCCCGCCAGGCAGCGTCTTCCCAGTCCCTGTGCGCGATGTGCACGGCCAGCGTGCGGTGCCGCTGGCTGCTGAGCAGGGGCCGCCAGCGCGTCTCCAGGGTCTTGACCCCGTTTAAGACGAACCCCGCATACGGCTGCCGGAAGGACAGGCAGCCGAACTTCATGTCCGCACAGCTCCCCGGGCCTCGCGCGGCTGCGGAAACACAGAAGCACAGGGGTCAGCGGGCCTGCCGCCCCGGCCCGTGGCCCTGACCGCACCCCAACGCGCCCCGAGAGCCCACTGacccggggggagggggaccaGAGAGCGCCGGCTCCTTCCTCCCGCATCCACGCGCTCAGCAGACAGGGCCTGGCACTGGGGGGGGAGGCGCCCGTCTGATGGAGTCCGTGGGGAGCCCGCGAAGGAGGGTGGGGACAGCGAGGGAAAGGCACGTGGTCAGTTCTACCACAGAGGCCCCTGGGCTCCGggggaagcacagaggacccagGGCCCCATGGCTCCACAGCAGAGCGGCCAGGCTCCAGCcccctcctggcacagagctggacAGTCTGGGCTGGgctccgcccccggccccgcccctgcccctgcccagcccaaAGCATCACAGATGCCCCATCTCCCCGCCCTGCTCCAGGGCTGCGGAGGGCAGGCAAGCCCTTGGTATCCAACCGCAGCCAGGCCAGGCGGCAGCCCCACGGGGCTCAGGCGGCCCGCCAGCAGTCTCCTCCCCAGACCTTTGGCagccaccctcctcccacccttcctGCACCTCTGCCCTCCGCTGTCAGCAGGTGCCCTGCCCCCAACCGGAGCCCAGAGACAGGACACA
Above is a genomic segment from Sus scrofa isolate TJ Tabasco breed Duroc chromosome X, Sscrofa11.1, whole genome shotgun sequence containing:
- the LOC100515119 gene encoding uncharacterized protein LOC100515119 isoform X1, with protein sequence MDVRASARARGSDCVCAVPRAESTPAVSPVRGPGSRGGGLSYPVAEAGPSPRAHHPPRLRTVKTRRQEEEVAPQAAEQVPCAWRDGRLPPQCQALSAERVDAGGRSRRSLVPLPPAARGPGSCADMKFGCLSFRQPYAGFVLNGVKTLETRWRPLLSSQRHRTLAVHIAHRDWEDAAWRELLGERLGMSAAQIQALLQAGEKFGRGVIAGLVDVGDTVLCPEDLSADELVELENQAVLTGLQHKYLTALANPRWLLEPVPRRGGRDVFQGLPLVPLKSIPRLRKRTREPCCFPSKERPLDRALLARGPVRKTLRLQHARGMGHAAHGQEPGRSVS
- the LOC100515119 gene encoding protein CXorf40A isoform X5; the protein is MRTWEHDEPCKDLSFLWKVLPRDGRLPPQCQALSAERVDAGGRSRRSLVPLPPAARGPGSCADMKFGCLSFRQPYAGFVLNGVKTLETRWRPLLSSQRHRTLAVHIAHRDWEDAAWRELLGERLGMSAAQIQALLQAGEKFGRGVIAGLVDVGDTVLCPEDLSADELVELENQAVLTGLQHKYLTALANPRWLLEPVPRRGGRDVFQGLPLVPLKSIPRLRKRTREPCCFPSKERPLDRALLARGPVRKTLRLQHARGMGHAAHGQEPGRSVS
- the LOC100515119 gene encoding protein CXorf40A isoform X6 — its product is MRTWEHDEPCKDLSFLWKVLPRAARGPGSCADMKFGCLSFRQPYAGFVLNGVKTLETRWRPLLSSQRHRTLAVHIAHRDWEDAAWRELLGERLGMSAAQIQALLQAGEKFGRGVIAGLVDVGDTVLCPEDLSADELVELENQAVLTGLQHKYLTALANPRWLLEPVPRRGGRDVFQGLPLVPLKSIPRLRKRTREPCCFPSKERPLDRALLARGPVRKTLRLQHARGMGHAAHGQEPGRSVS
- the LOC100515119 gene encoding protein CXorf40A isoform X8, with the protein product MKFGCLSFRQPYAGFVLNGVKTLETRWRPLLSSQRHRTLAVHIAHRDWEDAAWRELLGERLGMSAAQIQALLQAGEKFGRGVIAGLVDVGDTVLCPEDLSADELVELENQAVLTGLQHKYLTALANPRWLLEPVPRRGGRDVFQVDIPEHLIPLGQEA
- the LOC100515119 gene encoding protein CXorf40A isoform X4; this translates as MDVRASARARGSDCVCAVPRAESTPAVSPVRGPGSRGGGLSYPVAEAGPSPRAHHPPRLRTVPPGEDTEARGRGCSAGRRAAARGPGSCADMKFGCLSFRQPYAGFVLNGVKTLETRWRPLLSSQRHRTLAVHIAHRDWEDAAWRELLGERLGMSAAQIQALLQAGEKFGRGVIAGLVDVGDTVLCPEDLSADELVELENQAVLTGLQHKYLTALANPRWLLEPVPRRGGRDVFQGLPLVPLKSIPRLRKRTREPCCFPSKERPLDRALLARGPVRKTLRLQHARGMGHAAHGQEPGRSVS
- the LOC100515119 gene encoding uncharacterized protein LOC100515119 isoform X2; the encoded protein is MDVRASARARGSDCVCAVPRAESTPAVSPVRGPGSRGGGLSYPVAEAGPSPRAHHPPRLRTVPPGEDTEARGRGCSAGRRADGRLPPQCQALSAERVDAGGRSRRSLVPLPPAARGPGSCADMKFGCLSFRQPYAGFVLNGVKTLETRWRPLLSSQRHRTLAVHIAHRDWEDAAWRELLGERLGMSAAQIQALLQAGEKFGRGVIAGLVDVGDTVLCPEDLSADELVELENQAVLTGLQHKYLTALANPRWLLEPVPRRGGRDVFQGLPLVPLKSIPRLRKRTREPCCFPSKERPLDRALLARGPVRKTLRLQHARGMGHAAHGQEPGRSVS
- the LOC100515119 gene encoding protein CXorf40A isoform X7 — encoded protein: MKFGCLSFRQPYAGFVLNGVKTLETRWRPLLSSQRHRTLAVHIAHRDWEDAAWRELLGERLGMSAAQIQALLQAGEKFGRGVIAGLVDVGDTVLCPEDLSADELVELENQAVLTGLQHKYLTALANPRWLLEPVPRRGGRDVFQGLPLVPLKSIPRLRKRTREPCCFPSKERPLDRALLARGPVRKTLRLQHARGMGHAAHGQEPGRSVS
- the LOC100515119 gene encoding uncharacterized protein CXorf40 homolog isoform X3, with the protein product MDVRASARARGSDCVCAVPRAESTPAVSPVRGPGSRGGGLSYPVAEAGPSPRAHHPPRLRTVKTRRQEEEVAPQAAEQVPCAWRAARGPGSCADMKFGCLSFRQPYAGFVLNGVKTLETRWRPLLSSQRHRTLAVHIAHRDWEDAAWRELLGERLGMSAAQIQALLQAGEKFGRGVIAGLVDVGDTVLCPEDLSADELVELENQAVLTGLQHKYLTALANPRWLLEPVPRRGGRDVFQGLPLVPLKSIPRLRKRTREPCCFPSKERPLDRALLARGPVRKTLRLQHARGMGHAAHGQEPGRSVS